The proteins below are encoded in one region of Tessaracoccus aquimaris:
- a CDS encoding SH3 domain-containing protein, with translation MTATTRVNVRTGPATSYKSLTVINKGVSLPSHGSSNGWTKVTFNGKTAYIASAYLTGTSSGAPSSETSQGTKPAAGGSTFTTANLNLRTGPSTRDKVTFVVQRGTQLSLTGKVSGSYAQVTYKGTTLWASTSYLSSKASQAYDDKLPKVTGQARGTTALMVRTSSSSKFTNLGDAPKGTIFDLTGVKENGMAQIIYKGAVRWVNAQYLTTVGSGSTAPTVPTPPKTTTRYATTVLNIWAASSGQSYSGEIPRGGELQVTGTVKNGRAEIIVSGASKWVTSKYVSATKPSSGGTGASSGGGTSLNRGYSSGLDQTNANVQSIVRDVWNRYSAIKTMYGWRRDVTPDHPAGRAVDVMIPSYKSNSALGWEIANYYRANASKYNINYIIFDQKIWSTARNKEGWRSMANRGGDTANHKDHVHINTHG, from the coding sequence GTGACCGCGACCACGAGAGTCAATGTCCGGACCGGGCCTGCAACCTCGTACAAGTCACTGACCGTCATCAACAAGGGCGTCTCGCTGCCCAGCCACGGCTCAAGCAACGGCTGGACGAAGGTCACCTTCAACGGCAAGACCGCCTACATCGCCTCGGCGTACCTGACGGGCACCTCCTCGGGCGCACCGTCGTCGGAGACCTCGCAGGGCACCAAGCCCGCGGCGGGCGGCAGCACGTTCACGACGGCGAACCTCAACCTGCGCACTGGCCCCTCCACTCGCGACAAGGTCACGTTCGTGGTCCAGCGCGGCACCCAGCTCTCGTTGACGGGGAAGGTCAGCGGCAGCTACGCGCAGGTCACCTACAAGGGCACGACGCTGTGGGCATCCACCAGCTACCTGAGCTCCAAGGCCTCGCAGGCCTACGACGACAAGCTGCCGAAGGTGACGGGCCAGGCCCGCGGCACCACGGCGCTGATGGTCCGCACCAGCTCCTCATCCAAGTTCACCAACCTCGGTGACGCCCCGAAGGGCACGATCTTCGACCTGACCGGGGTCAAGGAGAACGGGATGGCGCAGATCATCTACAAGGGCGCCGTCCGCTGGGTCAACGCCCAGTACCTGACGACGGTGGGCAGCGGCTCGACCGCCCCGACCGTCCCGACTCCCCCCAAGACGACCACCAGGTACGCCACGACGGTGCTCAACATCTGGGCGGCCTCAAGCGGCCAGTCCTACAGCGGCGAGATTCCCCGCGGCGGAGAACTGCAGGTCACCGGCACCGTCAAGAACGGTCGCGCCGAGATCATCGTGAGCGGCGCCTCCAAGTGGGTGACGTCGAAGTACGTCTCGGCCACCAAGCCAAGCAGCGGCGGGACCGGGGCCTCAAGCGGCGGCGGAACCTCGCTCAACCGCGGCTACTCCAGCGGCCTTGACCAGACCAACGCCAACGTCCAGTCGATCGTCCGCGATGTCTGGAACCGCTACTCCGCGATCAAGACGATGTACGGCTGGCGCCGCGACGTCACCCCGGACCATCCCGCGGGTCGCGCCGTCGACGTGATGATCCCCAGCTACAAGAGCAACAGTGCCCTCGGCTGGGAGATCGCCAACTACTACCGGGCCAACGCCTCGAAGTACAACATCAACTACATCATCTTCGACCAGAAGATCTGGTCGACCGCCCGCAACAAGGAGGGTTGGCGCTCGATGGCCAACCGGGGCGGCGACACGGCCAACCACAAGGACCACGTGCACATCAACACGCACGGCTGA
- a CDS encoding excalibur calcium-binding domain-containing protein gives MYFRNCAAARAAGADPVRIGDPGYGRHLDRDGDGVGCE, from the coding sequence GTGTACTTCCGCAACTGCGCGGCGGCCCGCGCGGCGGGCGCGGACCCCGTCAGGATCGGCGACCCCGGCTACGGGCGGCACCTCGATCGCGACGGTGACGGAGTCGGCTGCGAGTGA
- a CDS encoding response regulator, with translation MKILIADDDPQLVRALRITLTAKGYQVVAAADGAQAIAAAIDHKPDLYLLDLGMPRLDGVEVIHAIRGWSDAPILVVSGRAGSADKVEALDAGADDYVTKPFSVDEFLARVRALARRVPERHEEAPPLVRIGTVDVDFAARTAVGSNGPIRLTPTEWQVLELLARNEGKLVTRQTMLTHIWGTEHARDTGYLRLYLSQLRKKLEPDPSSPRHLITEPGMGYRLVISPA, from the coding sequence ATGAAGATCCTGATCGCCGACGACGACCCGCAACTCGTCAGGGCGCTGCGCATCACCCTGACCGCGAAGGGCTACCAGGTGGTGGCAGCCGCCGACGGCGCGCAGGCGATCGCGGCCGCCATCGATCACAAGCCCGACCTGTACCTGCTCGACCTGGGCATGCCGCGCCTGGATGGCGTCGAGGTGATCCACGCGATCCGCGGCTGGTCCGACGCCCCGATCCTGGTCGTCTCCGGTCGGGCAGGGTCGGCCGACAAGGTCGAGGCGCTCGACGCGGGCGCCGACGACTACGTCACCAAGCCGTTCTCCGTCGACGAGTTCCTTGCCAGGGTCCGCGCCCTCGCCCGCCGGGTGCCGGAGCGCCACGAGGAGGCGCCGCCGCTGGTGCGGATCGGGACGGTGGACGTCGACTTCGCGGCCCGCACCGCGGTCGGCAGCAACGGCCCGATCCGGCTGACCCCGACCGAGTGGCAGGTCCTCGAACTACTGGCCCGCAACGAGGGGAAGTTGGTGACGAGGCAGACGATGCTGACCCACATCTGGGGCACCGAGCACGCCCGCGACACCGGCTACCTGCGGCTGTACCTCTCGCAGTTGCGCAAGAAACTCGAGCCCGACCCGTCCTCGCCGCGTCACCTGATCACCGAACCGGGGATGGGCTACCGCCTGGTCATCTCCCCCGCCTGA